One genomic segment of Hordeum vulgare subsp. vulgare chromosome 2H, MorexV3_pseudomolecules_assembly, whole genome shotgun sequence includes these proteins:
- the LOC123429627 gene encoding peroxidase 2-like: MAKLAAALTVLALLGCMARECQAGYASPPPHTPCSPGHPSTPPSTATTPPPATTPSPPASAELVVGYYQKTCHRAEDIVREAVRNANAGIMAGLVRLFFHDCFIRGCDASVLLDQADPSSATEKFGLPNLSLRGFEVIDAAKARIEKECGNVVSCADVLAFAGRDATYFLSNKKVYFDMPAGRFDGRVSLINETLIHLPPPFATVEQLKAGFAAKGLSADEMVTLSGAHTIGVSHCSSFDDDFSDRLNASTSDMDPKLMRSLEKQCRSDTGSDNTVVQDIKTPNKLDNKYYKNVLSHEVLFASDAALLMADDTSAAVRANADDNNVWEEKFKAAMVRMGAIEVKTSADGEIRRSCRVLNTY; this comes from the exons ATGGCCAAGCTCGCCGCCGCCCTGACCGTGCTCGCGTTGCTCGGCTGCATGGCGCGCGAGTGCCAGGCAGGGTACGCCAGCCCGCCGCCGCACACCCCGTGCTCTCCTGGCCACCCTTCGACTCCCCCGAGCACAGCTActactcctcctccggcgaccacccCGAGCCCACCAGCCTCAGCGGAGCTCGTGGTCGGCTACTACCAGAAAACGTGCCATCGCGCCGAAGACATTGTGAGGGAAGCCGTGCGTAATGCCAATGCCGGCATCATGGCGGGGCTCGTCCGTCTCTTCTTCCACGACTGCTTCATCAGG GGTTGTGACGCCTCCGTGCTACTCGACCAGGCCGACCCTAGCAGCGCGACGGAGAAATTTGGCCTCCCCAACCTAAGCCTGCGCGGCTTCGAGGTAATCGATGCGGCAAAGGCAAGGATTGAGAAGGAGTGCGGGAACGTCGTCTCGTGCGCCGATGTCTTGGCCTTCGCTGGTCGTGACGCCACCTACTTCCTCAGCAACAAGAAGGTCTACTTCGACATGCCGGCCGGCCGCTTCGACGGCCGTGTCTCCTTGATCAACGAGACACTTATCCACCTTCCCCCGCCCTTTGCCACCGTGGAGCAGCTCAAGGCTGGCTTTGCCGCCAAGGGGCTCTCCGCCGACGAGATGGTCACCCTCTCCGGTGCACACaccatcggggtctcccattgcTCGTCCTTCGACGACGACTTCTCCGACCGCCTCAATGCGAGCACCTCCGACATGGACCCCAAGTTGATGAGGTCTCTCGAGAAGCAGTGCAGGTCAGACACCGGCAGCGACAACACGGTGGTGCAGGACATCAAGACCCCCAACAAGCTGGACAACAAGTACTATAAGAACGTGCTCAGCCACGAGGTGCTCTTCGCATCCGACGCTGCGCTCTTGATGGCGGATGACACGAGTGCGGCGGTGCGTGCCAATGCCGACGATAACAATGTGTgggaggagaagttcaaggcgGCCATGGTGAGGATGGGTGCCATCGAGGTCAAGACCAGTGCCGATGGTGAGATCAGGAGGAGCTGCCGCGTCCTCAACACGTACTAA